One Argentina anserina chromosome 6, drPotAnse1.1, whole genome shotgun sequence genomic window, ATGACCCCCTAAAGCTTGCCCCGAACTAAACTCCAGCCCGCATATGGAGCACTCGTGCCTTTTCAGTTTGCTTTGCGTCAATTTGGTCTCACCTTTCGTGTCCTGATCCCCGTTCATTAACGTTCTTGGCTTCTTGTGGCTTGCTCTGTGGCCACCAAGAGCTTGGAACGATGGGAATCTCCGACTGCAAGTTCTGCACTCGAATACATCATTTGgggaagatgaacatgttttgAACTTGGTTTCTAACCCATATGATAGTAGCATAAAAACTTTATTCATGTCTACATCAACAACCTCTTCTCTTGTTCTCTTCATGGCTATAGAAGCAGATTAGCAAAGAAATAATAATAAGCAGAATGAAGATATACAAGAAATGAAATCTTCAGGTCATCAGGTGTTCTATTTATAGGGGATTGAAGCTGGGTTTGACTTTGACTAAATCCAAAGTGACTATTATATATCCTTTACTGTGTATTGGAATTGAATTGTatcttctttgttctttttgacTTCGACTTGGTCCATACATGGGATAACACGTGCGGGGAACTAATGCTTAGTTAGTGTGCATGGACTGTCACGTTTGATTAGCAGCCGTTTTCGTCCTAGCATGCAAGTTGTTCTGTGTAGAAGCAAAGCAAGTTCCTCTATTTTTGAATCAATTGCAGCTTCGACCCATTCAGTATTTATGCACACAATGCTGATGCAAATTATGCAATATGGATAAACAGAGCCAAGTAATCTCACACTCTCTGTGAGTCTGTTAAAATTGCAACATTCAAATATAGATTTGTTTTTAGAGCTCAATGCATGCAAGATTGATTTTCAATATTTAGTGTTGCAACGGCATACGTAGTGCCATTGTCCTTGAGATATCCTATACTCACCTAAAGCCAATGACACGCGCTGCCAGTCACCTAGCTAGGTATTCCACTACTCGCGACAATAGTTAGAGCTCAATGCATATTTAGAGCATTCTACGTGTGCTCAAAAAGTGTTTGTAAAATTGATGGACGGGCGAGCGCCACATAATTAATTCTGTAAAATATCATCGTTAATATATAATAAGCaaggatcgttcagtccggagaattgaaaggaactctaaacttttagtattaacaaataatgaggggtttgagattgattattaactactaattataagtttggttctatcatgcattctaattcatttgattacatacttttagacaccaatacaattagagcattAGGggacatctaatcatgcaatatTTCTATTGACGTGTAGTTTAACTTAGGgcctcacctaaattgcatgcaatcaagtttaacaacacttatggtagaaatcaaacaagattacatttaagcaccaaatctttattggagacatgcttcacagtggcgtcactcaccaagggtacatgtaaatttccagaatttctcACTTTAagtaacacaaaccgaacctacttagggcatgattcgatttgtgtcaatatagatgatgaagatagcactcaaatacaatcttagggactgcattcaagcactaaattcgtatgcacatatctgaaaattatctaaaagcaagtaaaagaagagtataacacaacaatagaaatacacacttcaataattataagaacataaattcggcatagtctcaatAATtgtaagaacatagatttgtgagggaagtttatggtagtgttttggtagagttttggctcttgaatgctaaggagaagtgataatttttctttgtgaatgatgtgctatttatagaagagttttggcacCTTGAATACTATAGTTTgaactttttctcctcaatttctttcacttatttttgtcattggtgggtgcaatatcctttgataaattcattctttttctcctttttaggtgtctcattctttctctcttgcattatctctttttattctcttcatttttctttctcctcaatttctttcactttagctacacaatctcatctttaaaatctgaaaataataaaagacaagtAAGTTACAAAGTATGAAAGTACGATTAtgaaagttacggaataagagtttcagttcaagtaagATTTTCCTAAATAGTACGTTTTCTAGTCTAAAaatgattcctaatgcaagtaAGATTCTCAATATATCATAAATGTGATAGAAATGCCGattaatgaagactcctaatttaacTAGATTTCCTAGTTACACAAGGAATCTTACTATAAATaggactctcgacaatttctgttCTTTCAACCCCTTTTAACACAAAAATGCAACAAACGTTACCACCGACTTCTAACTcgactaaatgactcaatactacaacaataagagctaaACAAAGTAGAACTCGAGATAAAACATATTAaaaacgtagcacaaagtgctcctataaAAAACCAAGTATTAGTATCTACTAGATATATCCCCGTGCGCCAACCGCGGGGTTTGTACGTtacaattataattataagacgtcttaaaaaaattacaattataAGATAAATGATGCACACATTTCAATTTGGAAACTGGATAGATGGGGTAAAAATGGGAATCATACTTAGAAGTCACAACCATAGGTACTGGTAAGATTTTTCAGTTTCATACTTAGAAGTCAAAACTCAGAACCATATTAGATCTTCAGAACACAATCAATCAAGTCAATCTTCTCATCACGAAAGAAAGTTTTAGCAACCTCTTCCAACAGGATGTCTTAACTCTCATACCATGATCCTATTCGCAGCAAATACATATGATCATGCAGTAGATACTAACACCATCACTACAAGAAAAATGGCATACGGCAACATCACAGTAACAACATGCACATTTAGAGCGTTGTTGATTACTATTTTTGACAACATTCTTATTTTGTGCGTTGTGAAAAGTTATATTCAACCACATGCGTTACTAGCATGTTCTTAAACTAGTTTTCGATTACGCATTCTGCGTGTTGTTATTTGGAAGTTATcgattcaacattttaacaactAGCAAAAAGACATGTTGTTAAAAGCTTTTAAAATAACAACACGCATCACGTTGTTAAAtgttaaaaaaacaaacaacatGTAGCATATTGTTAAATGTTTCACAGATTACAACATGCAGCGCGTTgttaaatgtaaaaaaaacaacatacAACATGTTAAATATTTCACATATAACATGCAGTGTGTTGTGATatgtttttcttcaaaatttgaAAGGAAAACATGGAAATAGAGCAAACTTTCGTGCTTAAATTATTAGATTGACCGGAATTTATCTTCTAccgagaatgaaaaaaaaggctTAAAATATACATctctatataaaaaaaattctcacTTCGTCTCTCAAACACTCAAAACCATATTCGTCTCTCTGTGATAATTTTCTCTTCGTCTCTCACACACTGAAATTAGGGTTTCGAAGCCTTTACGTAGTACCGGCAGTGCTCTGCTTCGTCTCCGATCCTAgttttccagtgtcggcgaaGCCTTCCCAAAGTCTCTCCACAATTGTTCAATGCGTTAGGCGCTTATGGTGCATATCTCAAGCTCTGGTGCTCATTTCAGTTCAAGTAGCAGTTCCAGATTGAATTGGAGCTCTTCCGGTGATTTCTGCAATGGCGCCTAGCCGGACGAGTGGAGCTAGAAAAGCCACTCAGGCCGCCGCTGCTTGGTATGTGTTCTGGTGCTAAGAAACCTTCTCTTATAGCCATAGATCTGcaaaatctctctctctctctctatttgtTTCAATTCCGATCGTTTTAGCCTTCTTTTCACCTTGCAATTAAGCTAACATTTCTCTCCAACGGTTCTCAGAGTCGAAGCAAAAATAACAACGCGAGGACATCGAGGATGAAGAAGACATGATCGATAAGTGTAAGTCGTCGCTCacattcaattttctgttCACATTCTTCAATTCTTGATTTTTCTCACTTTGAGTCTGTATTTAGACCTAATTGTTGCGTTAATTTCACTATGAGCAAATGAGAAAATGGCCACAGTCTTAGAATTGATGACAATTTCCCCAAACTGGCTTATTTTTCTTAGAAATTGCCTTTTTGGTTTGATGAATCGCCTTTTTTCACTTCATTTCGAGTCGTTGTGTTTGGCAATCTTTGAGGTGTATGATGAATTGTCTGCGCTTGTTAACTCATAGTCTTGTTTGCTATCTAAGAGCTTAGGCTCA contains:
- the LOC126801155 gene encoding zinc finger protein ZAT18-like → MKRTREEVVDVDMNKVFMLLSYGLETKFKTCSSSPNDVFECRTCSRRFPSFQALGGHRASHKKPRTLMNGDQDTKGETKLTQSKLKRHECSICGLEFSSGQALGGHMRRHRMANARFSATVPDGAAVVGTSKMKIPVLMRSSNNSMMCLDMDLNLTPLENDLKLLFGNMAPKVDSLF